A genomic window from Caldicellulosiruptor kronotskyensis 2002 includes:
- the rpsU gene encoding 30S ribosomal protein S21 produces the protein MSEVRVGENESLDSALRRFKKKCAEAGVLAELRKREHYESPSVRRKKKSEAARRRKRR, from the coding sequence ATGTCAGAAGTAAGAGTGGGTGAGAATGAATCACTCGATAGTGCCCTCAGAAGATTTAAAAAGAAATGTGCAGAAGCTGGGGTTTTAGCTGAACTCAGAAAAAGAGAGCACTATGAAAGCCCAAGCGTTAGAAGAAAGAAAAAATCAGAAGCTGCACGTAGGAGAAAGCGCAGATAA
- a CDS encoding HD-GYP domain-containing protein, with protein sequence MRRILLKNAKEGMVLARDIYSEDGKVLIASGQKLTNSVIKRLKEFGVYDIYIVDDNTEIYIEDVITKEIKEEAFEIVNGVFTSKYINTQEITPEIKELVSKIISSLLNQKEVILNLCDIRTVGNYTLFHSFNTTVLSILIGIKLGYDFDKLMVLGMGTLLHDIGKIKIPRNILSKRGPLQEKEYEMIKMHTIVGYDILSSEYKFDQNVAEIALFHHERLDGSGYPFGKTRDEIPQMAKIVAVADVFDALVSDREFRKRLKPHMAIEYLLNSCSTHFDSYIVSKFVTFISLFQIGTPVVLNTREKGIVVHNNPKFPSRPIVRIFYDSEGKRLAFRKDIDLALNFHYYIVDVLDDLEI encoded by the coding sequence ATGAGAAGGATACTACTTAAAAATGCAAAAGAGGGTATGGTGCTTGCACGGGACATATACAGTGAGGATGGCAAAGTTTTAATTGCAAGTGGTCAGAAACTCACAAATAGTGTTATAAAAAGGTTAAAAGAATTTGGAGTTTATGACATTTACATTGTAGATGACAATACCGAGATTTACATAGAGGATGTTATAACCAAAGAGATAAAAGAAGAAGCATTTGAGATTGTAAATGGTGTTTTTACGTCAAAATATATAAATACGCAAGAGATTACTCCTGAAATAAAGGAGCTTGTTAGCAAAATAATTTCTTCTCTTTTGAACCAAAAAGAGGTTATCTTAAACCTGTGTGATATACGTACAGTTGGGAACTACACACTTTTTCATTCATTCAACACAACCGTGCTTTCAATTTTGATTGGAATAAAGCTGGGATATGATTTTGATAAACTCATGGTACTTGGTATGGGCACTTTACTTCACGATATTGGTAAAATAAAAATTCCCAGAAATATTTTAAGTAAGAGAGGACCTCTTCAGGAAAAGGAATATGAGATGATAAAGATGCACACAATTGTTGGATATGATATCTTAAGCTCTGAGTACAAATTTGACCAAAATGTTGCAGAGATTGCACTTTTTCATCACGAGAGATTGGATGGCAGTGGTTATCCTTTTGGCAAAACCAGAGATGAAATCCCGCAAATGGCTAAAATTGTAGCTGTGGCAGATGTGTTTGACGCTTTAGTTAGTGACAGAGAGTTTAGAAAGCGATTAAAACCTCACATGGCAATTGAATATTTGCTAAATTCATGTTCAACACATTTTGATAGTTATATCGTTTCCAAGTTTGTCACATTTATTTCTCTTTTTCAAATTGGAACACCGGTTGTACTCAATACACGAGAAAAAGGAATAGTAGTTCACAATAACCCCAAGTTTCCATCAAGGCCAATTGTTAGAATTTTTTATGATAGTGAAGGTAAAAGGCTTGCATTTCGAAAGGATATAGATTTGGCTTTGAATTTCCACTATTATATTGTTGATGTGTTAGATGATTTAGAGATATAA
- the mtrB gene encoding trp RNA-binding attenuation protein MtrB, which yields MENENVYEYKNGDYIVVKALENGVNVIGLTRGKDTKLHHTEKLDSGEVLLAQFTEVTSAIKVRGRAEIYTKFGLIVSESQNK from the coding sequence ATGGAAAATGAAAATGTATACGAATACAAAAATGGTGACTATATAGTGGTCAAAGCACTTGAAAACGGAGTAAATGTCATAGGGCTTACAAGAGGCAAGGACACAAAACTTCATCACACAGAGAAACTTGACAGTGGTGAAGTTTTACTTGCTCAGTTTACTGAAGTTACGTCGGCAATTAAGGTAAGAGGTAGGGCTGAGATCTATACAAAGTTTGGGCTTATTGTTTCAGAGTCCCAGAATAAATGA
- the pfkA gene encoding 6-phosphofructokinase, protein MPEVRTIGVLTSGGDAPGMNAAIRAVVRTGIYYGFRVMGIRRGYNGLIEGDIFEMNLRSVSDIIQRGGTILLTARSPEFMTENGLKKAASMCKIFKIDALVVIGGDGSFRGARDLSKFGINVVGIPGTIDNDIACTDYTIGFDTALNTVQDAINKIRDTATSHERVSILEVMGRHAGYIALYSGIAGGAESIVIPEKGLDKDEIIRRIIDGKNKGKLHNLIILAEGIGGATELAKEIEEATGIETRATILGYIQRGGSPTAYDRVVASLMGAKAVEVIKEGKQNRIIAMKDGKIVDYDIDEALSMQKTIDEYMYNLATILSL, encoded by the coding sequence ATGCCAGAAGTGAGAACTATTGGTGTTTTGACAAGCGGTGGCGATGCACCAGGAATGAACGCTGCTATACGTGCTGTTGTGAGAACTGGTATATACTATGGGTTTAGAGTGATGGGCATAAGACGCGGGTATAATGGTCTTATTGAAGGCGACATTTTTGAGATGAACCTGAGGTCTGTTTCAGATATAATCCAACGTGGTGGAACAATCCTTTTGACTGCAAGGTCTCCTGAGTTTATGACAGAAAATGGGCTCAAAAAAGCTGCTTCAATGTGCAAGATATTCAAGATTGATGCTCTTGTTGTAATTGGCGGAGACGGGTCTTTCAGAGGGGCAAGAGACTTGAGTAAGTTTGGTATAAATGTTGTTGGAATTCCTGGAACCATTGACAATGACATCGCATGTACAGACTACACTATTGGTTTTGATACAGCATTGAATACTGTACAGGATGCAATTAACAAGATAAGAGACACAGCAACCTCTCATGAAAGAGTTAGTATTCTTGAGGTAATGGGACGTCATGCGGGATATATTGCTCTTTATAGTGGCATTGCAGGCGGTGCTGAGTCGATCGTAATTCCCGAAAAAGGTCTTGACAAGGATGAGATAATAAGAAGAATAATTGATGGAAAAAACAAAGGAAAGCTTCACAACTTGATTATATTGGCTGAGGGAATTGGTGGAGCAACAGAGCTTGCAAAGGAGATTGAAGAAGCAACTGGAATAGAGACAAGAGCGACCATCCTTGGGTATATTCAGAGAGGTGGCTCGCCTACTGCGTATGACAGAGTTGTTGCAAGTTTGATGGGGGCAAAAGCTGTTGAGGTTATCAAAGAAGGGAAGCAGAACAGGATAATTGCAATGAAGGATGGAAAGATTGTTGATTATGATATTGACGAAGCACTTTCTATGCAAAAGACAATTGATGAATACATGTACAATTTAGCTACAATCCTTTCTTTATAA
- a CDS encoding YceD family protein — MRLDVSKLKTNGDSEEFEFCESWEKLEFRGDILFFVEPVYFYGVATKKGNLIEVSGNVKTKLKTICYRCTDDAYVEVDVPFYEEYSNREDTTDDEVIKFEDDVIEFDDSIIATIVLYLPMKYLCKEDCKGLCPVCGTNLNVSSCSCEKDDIDPRLSILKTLINELETDEKKEV, encoded by the coding sequence ATGAGATTAGATGTATCAAAGTTAAAAACAAATGGTGACTCTGAAGAGTTTGAATTTTGTGAATCTTGGGAAAAGCTTGAATTTAGAGGTGATATTTTATTTTTTGTAGAACCTGTCTATTTTTACGGAGTTGCTACAAAGAAGGGAAATTTGATTGAGGTCAGTGGCAATGTTAAAACAAAACTAAAAACTATATGTTACAGATGCACAGATGATGCTTATGTTGAAGTTGACGTTCCTTTTTATGAAGAGTACTCAAATAGAGAAGATACTACAGATGATGAGGTAATTAAGTTTGAAGATGATGTCATTGAATTTGATGATAGTATAATTGCAACAATTGTTCTGTATCTGCCGATGAAGTACCTGTGTAAGGAAGACTGCAAAGGGCTTTGTCCTGTGTGCGGGACAAACCTAAATGTGAGTTCATGTTCATGTGAAAAAGATGATATTGACCCAAGATTGAGTATTTTAAAAACACTTATTAATGAGCTTGAGACAGATGAGAAAAAGGAGGTGTAA
- the pyk gene encoding pyruvate kinase, translating to MRKTKIICTLGPATDSEEIIRKLVENGMDVVRLNFSHGTHEEHKKKIDMVKTIREELDKPIPILLDTKGPEIRIGFFKDGKVELKEGQKFVLTVEEILGNEEIVSITYKELVEDIKPGDKILIDDGLIELIVEDKTEKNIICKVKNGGVLTNQKGVNVPGIPIRLPALTQKDKEDILFGIENDVDFIAASFIRKASDVVEIREFLNKNGGKDILIIAKIETQEGVANCDEIIRVADGIMVARGDLGVELPFEEVPLVQKMLIEKCYKAGKPVITATQMLESMIRNPRPTRAEVSDIANAIFDGTSAIMLSGETAMGKYPVESVATMAKIAERVENQIDYIKRFQSQVFDMPVNVTNAISHATCTTAHDLGAKAIITVTKSGNTARMVSKFRPACPIIATTPCEKVRRQLNLSWGVYPFLAEYKSSTDDIFDHAVEIAVKSKIVKNGDLVVITAGVPVGVSGTTNILKVHVVGHVLVEGRGWGSGKVTSRVCVVKNINELKQNFEDGDIIVTSQTNNEFIPYMKRASGIITEEGGQNSHAVIVGAALDIPVITDAKNALEILKTGIVVTIDTQKGIVFSGEQKIEE from the coding sequence TTGAGAAAAACAAAAATAATTTGTACATTAGGTCCAGCGACCGACTCAGAGGAGATAATAAGGAAACTTGTTGAAAATGGGATGGATGTTGTGAGGTTAAATTTTTCTCATGGTACTCATGAAGAGCATAAGAAAAAGATTGACATGGTAAAAACAATAAGAGAAGAACTTGACAAGCCTATTCCCATTTTGCTTGACACCAAGGGTCCAGAGATAAGAATAGGTTTTTTTAAAGATGGCAAAGTAGAACTGAAAGAAGGTCAGAAATTTGTTCTGACTGTGGAAGAAATCTTAGGAAATGAAGAGATTGTTAGTATAACTTATAAAGAACTTGTTGAAGATATAAAACCAGGTGATAAAATTCTGATAGATGATGGACTTATTGAGCTTATTGTTGAGGACAAGACAGAAAAGAACATAATCTGCAAGGTAAAAAATGGAGGAGTTTTAACCAACCAGAAAGGGGTAAACGTACCGGGTATACCCATTAGGCTTCCTGCACTTACCCAGAAGGATAAAGAGGATATTCTGTTTGGGATAGAAAATGATGTAGATTTTATTGCAGCCTCATTTATAAGAAAGGCAAGTGACGTTGTTGAAATTAGAGAGTTTCTGAACAAAAATGGTGGAAAGGACATTTTAATAATTGCCAAGATAGAAACTCAAGAAGGTGTTGCCAACTGCGACGAAATAATAAGAGTTGCAGATGGAATTATGGTTGCAAGAGGAGATTTAGGGGTAGAACTTCCTTTTGAGGAAGTTCCCCTTGTTCAAAAGATGCTGATTGAGAAGTGTTACAAAGCAGGAAAGCCTGTCATAACAGCAACCCAGATGCTTGAATCTATGATACGAAATCCAAGACCTACCAGGGCAGAGGTTAGCGATATTGCCAATGCCATATTTGATGGAACTTCTGCAATAATGCTTTCTGGCGAGACGGCAATGGGCAAATATCCTGTTGAAAGTGTTGCTACAATGGCAAAGATTGCCGAAAGAGTGGAAAATCAGATTGATTATATCAAGAGATTTCAATCTCAGGTATTTGATATGCCAGTTAATGTGACAAATGCTATTTCGCACGCAACTTGTACAACTGCACATGACCTTGGTGCAAAAGCTATTATAACTGTAACAAAGTCAGGTAACACTGCAAGAATGGTTTCAAAATTCAGACCTGCTTGTCCGATTATTGCAACCACACCTTGTGAGAAGGTTAGGAGACAGCTGAATCTGTCATGGGGTGTGTATCCATTTTTGGCAGAATACAAAAGTTCAACAGATGATATATTTGACCATGCTGTTGAGATAGCTGTAAAATCCAAGATTGTAAAAAACGGAGATTTAGTCGTCATTACTGCTGGAGTTCCTGTTGGCGTGAGTGGAACAACAAATATACTTAAAGTTCATGTCGTTGGACATGTTTTGGTTGAAGGGCGAGGTTGGGGAAGCGGAAAGGTAACAAGCAGGGTATGCGTTGTTAAAAACATTAATGAACTTAAGCAGAATTTTGAAGATGGAGATATAATAGTTACAAGCCAGACAAATAATGAGTTTATACCTTACATGAAAAGGGCTTCGGGAATTATCACAGAAGAGGGTGGACAGAACTCTCATGCAGTAATTGTAGGTGCTGCACTTGATATCCCTGTAATAACAGATGCTAAAAATGCATTGGAGATATTAAAAACAGGGATTGTAGTTACAATTGATACTCAAAAAGGAATAGTATTTAGTGGAGAGCAGAAGATAGAAGAATAA
- a CDS encoding DNA polymerase III subunit alpha — MSFVHLHLHTEYSLLDGACRIDRLFERVKDLNMNAVGITDHGAMYGVIDFYKTAKENGIKPIIGCEVYLAPRTRFDKEPNIDNDIHHLVLLAMDNDGYRNLSKIVSIGFVEGFYYKPRVDREVLSKYSKGLIALTSCLAGEIPKLILREQKEKLYDAINFYKEVFGENFYFELQYHYIDEQRFVNNELMRLSKKYQIPLVATNDVHYLRREDRNLHDILLCIQTGKTISDSNRMEFPTDEFYLKSPEEMQQLFGYIPEALKNTLEIAEKCNVEFEFGKINLPKFQLPEGKSDAFEYLKELALEGFKKRYKNDDKAAYDRLMMELQVIKDMGFVEYFLIVQDFINYAKQNNIMVGPGRGSAAGSIVAYCLGITNVDPIKYDLLFERFLNPERVSMPDIDIDFCYQRRQEVIDYVTRKYGEDRVSQIITFGTMAARASIRDVGRVLGVPYSQVDEIAKMIPFSPGMTIDKALEINHELKKIYEQNDMVRKIIDTARNLEGMPRHASVHAAGVVISSCPITDLVPLARTDDAIVTQFPMTTLEELGLLKMDFLGLRTLTVIQNTLELVKKNRGIEIDLDRIDYNDKNVYEFISEGNTNGVFQLESSGMKQFMKELKPENLEDIIAGISLFRPGPMDQIPVYIQNKNNREKIGYLHPSLEPILNVTYGCIVYQEQVMQIFRTLAGYSLGRADLVRRAMAKKKADILMEEKDRFIEGAMANGIDKETAEKIFAIIEDFASYAFNKSHAAAYAILAYQTAYLKKYYTIEFMASLITSVMNSNEKVGMYIEECRKFGISILPPDINKSSYDFTIEGNSIRFGLRAIKSLGENVIAHILKEREKKGEFKDLYDFIMRVDTNTVNKRIIENLIRSGAFDFTGLNRNSLLASVEDILAIKQAKKKNANQFSFFEISGNENESFVYKNMPQPTAQELMKMEKDTIGVYISSHPLEKYTEEISKYNITPLSEISGMSEEDEYKFEQILVCGILKEVKVKLTKNNQTMAFAKLEDLTDSVEVLFFPTVYEKYSHLIKEDMVVIMEAKATFREDEGVKVIAQKVDRLGEKHQEGQGSGEKAIAIRVSDDTILKSKKFLAFIKFFSGKSKIVLYYNQKRLISKSNLCIEINPTVIEQLKEWFGEENVWIEDIDS; from the coding sequence ATGAGTTTTGTTCATCTTCACCTTCATACTGAGTATAGTTTGTTGGACGGAGCTTGTAGGATTGATAGGCTTTTTGAAAGAGTAAAAGATTTAAATATGAACGCTGTGGGAATAACTGACCATGGAGCAATGTATGGTGTTATAGATTTTTACAAAACTGCCAAAGAAAATGGTATCAAGCCTATAATTGGATGTGAGGTATATTTAGCTCCACGGACTCGCTTTGATAAAGAACCAAATATCGACAATGATATCCACCATCTTGTCCTTCTTGCTATGGACAATGATGGCTACAGAAATCTTTCCAAGATAGTTTCAATTGGATTTGTTGAAGGATTTTACTATAAACCAAGGGTTGACAGAGAAGTCTTGAGCAAATATTCAAAAGGACTTATAGCTCTTACAAGTTGTCTTGCAGGGGAGATTCCTAAACTGATTTTGAGAGAGCAAAAGGAAAAACTGTATGATGCAATTAATTTTTATAAAGAGGTGTTTGGAGAAAACTTTTACTTTGAACTTCAATATCATTACATTGATGAGCAAAGATTTGTAAATAATGAACTTATGAGGCTATCAAAAAAATATCAAATTCCGCTTGTGGCAACAAATGATGTTCATTATTTGAGGAGAGAAGATAGAAACCTTCATGATATTTTGCTTTGCATTCAAACAGGAAAAACTATAAGTGACTCTAATCGCATGGAGTTTCCAACTGATGAATTTTATCTCAAGTCACCCGAAGAGATGCAACAGCTTTTTGGTTACATTCCGGAAGCACTGAAAAACACGTTGGAGATTGCTGAAAAATGTAATGTTGAGTTTGAGTTTGGTAAGATTAACCTTCCGAAATTTCAACTGCCAGAAGGCAAAAGTGACGCATTTGAATACCTTAAAGAGTTGGCTTTAGAAGGATTCAAAAAGAGATATAAAAATGACGACAAAGCTGCATATGACAGGCTTATGATGGAACTTCAAGTGATAAAAGATATGGGATTTGTCGAATATTTTTTAATAGTTCAGGACTTTATAAACTATGCTAAACAAAACAACATAATGGTAGGTCCTGGAAGAGGTTCTGCAGCGGGAAGTATTGTGGCATATTGTCTGGGTATTACGAATGTTGACCCAATAAAGTATGACCTTCTTTTTGAGAGATTTCTAAATCCAGAAAGAGTATCTATGCCTGACATAGACATCGACTTTTGTTATCAAAGAAGACAGGAAGTGATTGACTATGTCACTCGCAAATATGGAGAGGATAGAGTAAGTCAGATAATAACCTTTGGAACAATGGCAGCAAGGGCTTCAATCAGAGATGTTGGACGGGTTCTGGGAGTTCCATATTCTCAGGTGGACGAAATTGCAAAAATGATTCCGTTTTCTCCAGGGATGACCATTGACAAGGCACTTGAGATAAACCATGAGCTTAAAAAGATTTATGAACAAAATGATATGGTAAGAAAAATAATTGATACAGCAAGAAATCTTGAAGGTATGCCAAGACATGCGTCTGTTCATGCTGCCGGTGTTGTGATTTCAAGTTGTCCAATTACAGATTTAGTGCCGTTGGCAAGGACAGATGATGCTATTGTTACTCAGTTTCCAATGACAACGTTGGAAGAACTTGGACTTTTGAAGATGGATTTTCTTGGGTTAAGGACACTTACTGTAATTCAAAATACGTTGGAGCTTGTGAAGAAAAATAGAGGCATAGAGATTGATTTAGACAGGATAGACTATAATGACAAAAATGTTTATGAATTTATATCAGAAGGAAACACAAACGGTGTGTTCCAGCTTGAAAGCAGTGGCATGAAACAGTTTATGAAAGAACTCAAACCTGAAAACTTAGAGGATATTATTGCAGGAATTTCCCTATTTAGACCTGGCCCCATGGACCAGATTCCAGTTTATATTCAGAACAAAAATAACAGAGAAAAAATTGGATACCTCCATCCCAGCCTTGAGCCAATTTTGAATGTCACCTATGGATGTATTGTGTATCAAGAACAAGTTATGCAAATTTTCAGAACACTTGCTGGATATTCGCTTGGAAGAGCTGACCTTGTGAGAAGAGCAATGGCAAAGAAAAAAGCCGATATACTTATGGAAGAAAAGGATAGATTCATTGAAGGAGCTATGGCAAATGGAATAGATAAAGAAACAGCTGAAAAGATTTTTGCCATTATAGAAGATTTTGCAAGTTATGCATTTAACAAATCACATGCTGCCGCATATGCTATATTAGCATATCAGACAGCATATTTGAAAAAGTATTATACCATCGAGTTTATGGCAAGCTTAATTACAAGTGTTATGAACTCGAATGAGAAGGTTGGAATGTATATTGAAGAGTGCAGAAAATTTGGAATATCTATTTTGCCACCTGATATAAACAAAAGTAGTTATGACTTTACAATTGAAGGAAATAGTATAAGATTTGGACTAAGAGCTATAAAAAGTTTGGGAGAAAATGTCATTGCCCACATCTTAAAAGAGAGAGAGAAAAAAGGAGAATTTAAGGATTTATATGACTTTATAATGAGGGTTGATACAAATACTGTAAACAAAAGGATTATTGAAAATTTGATACGTTCGGGTGCATTTGACTTTACAGGTTTAAATAGAAATTCGCTTTTAGCTTCAGTAGAGGATATTCTTGCTATAAAACAAGCTAAAAAGAAGAATGCAAATCAGTTTAGTTTTTTTGAGATATCCGGTAACGAAAATGAAAGTTTTGTATACAAAAATATGCCTCAACCAACTGCCCAGGAACTCATGAAAATGGAAAAGGATACAATTGGAGTATATATAAGCAGTCATCCGCTTGAAAAGTATACAGAGGAAATTTCAAAATATAATATAACTCCTCTCTCTGAGATATCTGGTATGTCTGAAGAAGATGAATACAAATTTGAACAAATACTTGTGTGTGGAATATTAAAAGAAGTAAAAGTAAAACTTACAAAGAACAACCAGACAATGGCATTTGCAAAATTAGAGGATTTGACAGACTCTGTTGAGGTGTTATTTTTTCCTACCGTTTATGAGAAGTATTCTCATTTGATAAAGGAAGATATGGTTGTGATAATGGAGGCAAAGGCAACATTCAGAGAGGATGAAGGAGTAAAAGTTATTGCTCAAAAAGTAGACAGGTTGGGTGAGAAGCATCAGGAAGGTCAGGGAAGCGGTGAAAAAGCAATCGCAATAAGGGTAAGTGATGATACAATATTAAAGTCAAAAAAGTTCTTAGCATTTATAAAGTTCTTTTCAGGAAAGTCAAAAATAGTTCTTTATTATAATCAAAAAAGGCTAATTTCCAAGTCAAACTTATGTATAGAAATAAATCCTACTGTGATTGAACAGCTCAAAGAGTGGTTTGGCGAGGAAAATGTTTGGATAGAAGATATAGATTCTTGA
- a CDS encoding acyl-CoA thioesterase, with translation MIEIELVVRYAETDRMGIVHHSNYFVWFEAARTELIKKVGICYSQIENELGVYLPLISCSCDFKRACFYEDKITVSAKVNNLTPTRIKFYYQVKKDGVLCATGFTEHAFVDKNFKPINLQKKNRDLFLNFEKLWVEDKL, from the coding sequence ATGATAGAAATAGAATTAGTAGTTAGGTATGCAGAAACAGATAGAATGGGTATTGTGCATCACTCAAATTATTTTGTGTGGTTCGAAGCAGCTCGTACAGAACTTATAAAAAAGGTTGGTATATGCTATTCGCAGATTGAAAATGAGCTGGGAGTGTACCTACCACTTATAAGCTGTTCTTGCGATTTTAAGAGAGCTTGCTTTTACGAAGATAAGATAACGGTGAGTGCAAAGGTTAATAATTTAACACCTACAAGAATAAAATTTTACTATCAAGTCAAAAAGGATGGAGTTTTGTGTGCAACAGGTTTTACTGAACATGCCTTTGTTGATAAAAATTTTAAACCAATAAATCTGCAGAAAAAAAACAGGGATTTGTTTTTGAATTTTGAAAAGCTGTGGGTTGAAGACAAATTGTAA
- a CDS encoding 5-formyltetrahydrofolate cyclo-ligase, which yields MVKRKIRKVIGIRRKLVEPRRKLYLDILVYRNLKKLLSTLEFQTVFTYMSLPYEVDTKRIIEYLIKKNKKVCMPKIVNSAEMVACEYKKKDKLHRNKFGILEPSSKQQIPPSQIDVCIVPIVAFDKDLNRVGFGKGYYDRFLKKVAQHCVKVGIAYHFQKVKRIKANEHDVKLDVIVTDRLVLLQKNAYRGECDEKDTT from the coding sequence CTGGTCAAACGAAAAATAAGAAAGGTTATCGGAATCAGGCGAAAATTAGTTGAACCAAGGAGAAAGTTATATCTTGATATATTGGTATACAGAAACCTAAAAAAACTTCTTTCAACCCTTGAGTTTCAAACCGTCTTTACTTACATGAGTCTTCCATATGAAGTTGATACCAAAAGAATTATTGAATATCTTATCAAAAAAAATAAAAAGGTCTGTATGCCTAAGATTGTAAATAGTGCAGAAATGGTGGCGTGTGAATACAAAAAAAAGGATAAGCTTCACAGAAATAAGTTTGGTATCTTGGAGCCGTCAAGCAAGCAGCAGATACCTCCATCACAAATAGATGTCTGTATAGTACCTATTGTTGCGTTTGACAAGGATTTAAACAGGGTGGGGTTTGGCAAAGGTTACTATGATAGGTTTTTGAAAAAGGTAGCCCAACATTGTGTGAAGGTTGGGATTGCATACCATTTTCAAAAGGTAAAAAGAATCAAAGCAAATGAGCACGACGTAAAGCTTGATGTAATTGTGACTGACAGGCTTGTCTTATTGCAAAAAAATGCATATAGGGGAGAATGTGATGAGAAGGATACTACTTAA
- the rpmF gene encoding 50S ribosomal protein L32 — protein MAQPKRRWSKQRTHKHRANWKLEIPNLTECPQCHEMKLPHRVCPNCGYYRNRKVVNQD, from the coding sequence ATGGCACAACCAAAAAGAAGATGGTCAAAACAAAGAACACACAAACACAGAGCAAATTGGAAATTGGAAATTCCAAATCTTACAGAGTGTCCACAGTGTCATGAGATGAAACTTCCTCACAGGGTATGTCCAAATTGTGGGTATTATAGAAATAGAAAAGTTGTAAACCAAGACTAA